A region of Stegostoma tigrinum isolate sSteTig4 chromosome 3, sSteTig4.hap1, whole genome shotgun sequence DNA encodes the following proteins:
- the LOC125451082 gene encoding endogenous retrovirus group PABLB member 1 Env polyprotein-like, whose amino-acid sequence MYNNLTRAQIIQKWRSDRGNYNCAGWFPRPAPKTPGAIDGLRVSPPKGAVNTTCFCNQNDSSPFQLGNLFCVSTSQATGTNIPRILNGTYWICGLKAYPFIPGEKYIRVTECIGSIEMHECYDLSYDFDQTLPQSQKGWGGCCYLAYLIPHLRLLDKTPEITQNDQGGKCTPQKVTEGDRFLWTLIPIYGTARAGREVQKLAASLEELANNTAEALAETQSQVAAITTKMIATRLPTLQNRMALDYILAEKGGTCALIGEECCTYIPDVSHNITDISQHVPDKIAKIREAGN is encoded by the coding sequence ATGTACAACAATTTGACTCGGGCTCAAATAATACAAAAATGGAGATCTGACAGGGGTAATTATAACTGCGCGGGATGGTTCCCACGACCAGCCCCGAAAACCCCGGGCGCTATTGATggccttagggtttccccaccGAAGGGAGCAGTCAATACCACTTGTTTCTGTAATCAGAATGACAGCTcacccttccagttaggaaactTATTTTGTGTCtccaccagccaagctactggcACAAACATACCCCGAATATTGAACGGAACATATTGGATATGTGGCCTAAAGGCCTATCCCTTTATCCCTGGGGAAAAGTACATTCGGGTAACCGAATGCATAGGAAGCATAGAAATGCATGAATGTTATGATTTAAGTTATGATTTTGATCAAACACTGCCTCAAAGCCAGAAAGGCTGGGGTGGCTGCTGCTACCTCGCCTACCTAATTCCCCATTtgaggctgttagataaaaccccagaaataactcagaatgaTCAGGGAGGGAAGTGTACACCCCAAAAAGTAACCGAAGGGGATCGCTTCCTCTGGACTTTGATACCTATATATGGGACTGCCCGAGCAGGAAGAGAAGTACAAAAGTTGGCGGcttccctggaggagttggccaacaatACTGCCGAGGCGTTGGCCGAGACCCAATCCCAAGTGGCAGCCATAACGACCAaaatgattgccaccaggctaCCGACTCTTCAGAATAGGATGGCTTTAGATTAtattctggcagagaaaggtggtacctgtgcACTAATTGGGGAAGAGTGTTGTACATACATACCTGACGTTTCCCATAACATTACTGATATCTCCCAACACGTGCCAGACAAAATCGCCAAGATAAGGGAGGCCGGTAACTGA